The following coding sequences are from one Alosa alosa isolate M-15738 ecotype Scorff River chromosome 3, AALO_Geno_1.1, whole genome shotgun sequence window:
- the zeb2a gene encoding zinc finger E-box-binding homeobox 2a isoform X2, which produces MKQESMAEGPRCKRRKQANPRRKNVLNYENVVEAGSESDEEDRLLASEGEGSPAGVPSREASPRVGHALLSCRGNEEIDARDGPGNHVWRHPGDINGTEERKEEYNPLSPEVSLHGVGNGSVKGDGPSELESFFSKRKLEESVGHAASIAEYLQRGDTAIIYPEAPEEVTRLGTPEANGQDENENDLTPRTPDDFAQLLTCPYCDRGYKRLTSLKEHIKYRHEKNEESFPCPLCSETFAYRTQLERHMATHKPARDQPPILNEAATNRKFKCTECGKAFKYKHHLKEHLRIHSGEKPYECSNCKKRFSHSGSYSSHISSKKCIGLIAINGRVRNGVGTKPGSSPNSAASSPGSPALAQLRHKLESGRSMGMSDPSSHADIKAEPLDFNEYRLMMATQQEFGGPGAFVNGSGRGGSPLGMHGSAQNPLHLGMGLESQLMSYSMMGNNLSEVQKVLQIVDNTVCRQKLDGNPDDISKLRAYMKEMGAQMEEQKRALASPRAGFPGVGHNSPTKSIIDYTLEKVNEAKACLQSLTEDSKRRVVDIKKEKPNPGTEGQERSGQCVPFSCQFCKETFQGPIPLHQHERYLCKMNEEIKAALKPNESLTPSHRGLFSSEQQAMMISSALSERGATSPINLFKDHVSVLKAYFAMNTEPNSEELLKISIAVGLPQEFVKEWFAQWKAQTHQTASRKRSPPPERSSVDSNHGLAQESALARSPISLAQYGETVSEHQRNGDSGHRLSKPHQFTGMRQMGEKPLDSMDHLRSDTSSPLNLSSTSSKNSHSSSYTPNSLASEDAHGEPLDLSLPKHIRDLKAERKLKLNGFAIERNGEALEHEQGAEPLDLAHIKKEFHGSSTNAMGSSESQQEKSSSPIFGINPFGGGHMYTSLPPHGAFPPPTFMPPAQASIPGLRHYPGLDPMSFLPHMAYTYAAGAATFAEMQQRRKYQRKPGFQGELLDGTADYLSGLDDLTDSDSLLSRKKIKKTESGKRPHQCQICKKAFKHKHHLIEHSRLHSGEKPYQCDKCGKRFSHSGSYSQHMNHRYSYCKREAEEREAAEREVRDKSTPLEPTELLMRRAYLQGLGPLGYSDPEDQAEDAAAGGRGGTILRDGSEGSGPTREVESGAYREVESGAYREVMDRRREEGMEAEEEEGEGFERKSPMKDEGGEIGELTGPDEKDSPRRKTESKSDPDEEKDEDAD; this is translated from the exons TGCTGAACTATGAGAATGTGGTGGAGGCCGGGTCTGAGTCGGACGAGGAGGACAGGCTGCTGGCGTCGGAGGGTGAGGGCAGTCCGGCGGGAGTGCCCAGCCGAGAGGCGTCGCCACGGGTGGGCCACGCCCTGCTGTCCTGCCGTGGCAACGAGGAGATCGACGCCAGAGATGGCCCGGGCAACCATGTCTGGCGCCATCCTGGTGACATCAATGGTACTG aggagagaaaagaagaataCAACCCTTTGAGCCCAGAGGTGTCTCTCCATGGAGTTGGCAATGGTTCAG TGAAGGGCGATGGCCCCTCGGAGCTGGAGAGCTTCTTTTCAAAGCGGAAGCTGGAGGAGAGTGTGGGCCATGCGGCCAGCATTGCTGAATACCTGCAGCGTGGCGACACGGCCATCATTTACCCAGAAGCCCCGGAGGAGGTCACCCGTCTGGGCACTCCCGAGGCCAACGGGCAGGACGAGAACGAAAATG ACCTGACACCCCGGACGCCAGACGACTTTGCCCAGCTGCTGACCTGCCCTTACTGTGACCGTGGCTACAAGCGGCTGACGTCTCTTAAGGAGCACATCAAGTATCGCCATGAAAAGAACGAGGAGAGCTTCCCATGCCCCCTGTGCAGCGAGACATTTGCCTACCGCACACAGCTGGAACGCCATATGGCCACCCACAAGCCAGCTCGAGACCAG CCCCCGATACTGAACGAAGCAGCCACCAACCGAAAGTTCAAATGCACTGAGTGTGGCAAGGCGTTCAAATACAAACATCATCTGAAGGAGCATCTCCGAATTCATAGTG GTGAGAAGCCGTACGAATGCTCCAACTGCAAGAAGCGCTTCTCCCACTCTGGCTCCTACAGCTCCCACATCAGCAGCAAGAAGTGCATCGGCCTGATCGCCATCAACGGCCGCGTGCGCAACGGCGTGGGCACCAAGCCAGGCTCCTCGCCCAACTCCGCCGCCTCCTCGCCAGGCAGCCCTGCCTTGGCGCAGCTCCGCCACAAACTGGAGAGCGGGCGATCCATGGGCATGTCGGACCCGTCCAGCCATGCTGACATCAAAGCGGAGCCGTTGGACTTCAACGAGTACCGGCTCATGATGGCCACCCAGCAGGAGTTTGGAGGTCCGGGTGCCTTTGTCAATGGAAGTGGCCGAGGCGGGAGCCCCCTCGGAATGCACGGGTCCGCCCAGAACCCTCTGCACCTCGGCATGGGGCTGGAGTCCCAGCTCATGAGCTACTCCATGATGGGAAACAACCTGAGCGAGGTGCAGAAGGTCCTCCAAATCGTCGACAACACCGTCTGCCGGCAAAAGCTGGACGGCAACCCTGATGACATCTCCAAGCTGAGGGCCTACATGAAGGAGATGGGGGCTCAGATGGAGGAGCAGAAGCGGGCATTGGCCTCACCCCGAGCGGGCTTCCCCGGGGTAGGTCACAACAGCCCCACTAAAAGCATTATAGACTACACCCTGGAAAAGGTCAACGAGGCCAAAGCCTGCCTCCAGAGTCTCACTGAGGACTCCAAGAGGCGGGTGGTGGACATCAAGAAGGAGAAACCCAACCCTGGCACTGAGGGCCAAGAGAGGAGCGGACAGTGTGTCCCCTTCTCCTGCCAGTTCTGCAAGGAGACCTTCCAAGGGCCCATTCCCCTGCACCAACACGAGCGGTACCTGTGCAAGATGAATGAGGAGATCAAGGCCGCCCTAAAGCCAAACGAAAGTCTTACTCCAAGCCACCGAGGGCTGTTTAGTTCCGAGCAGCAGGCCATGATGATTTCGTCGGCCCTGTCCGAGCGAGGAGCCACCAGCCCCATCAACCTCTTCAAGGACCACGTGTCCGTGCTGAAAGCCTACTTCGCCATGAACACGGAGCCGAACTCCGAGGAGTTGCTCAAGATCTCCATCGCCGTGGGCCTCCCTCAGGAGTTCGTCAAAGAGTGGTTCGCCCAGTGGAAGGCCCAGACACACCAAACGGCGTCCAGAAAGAGGTCGCCTCCTCCAGAGCGAAGCAGTGTTGACAGCAACCACGGCTTGGCCCAGGAGTCAGCACTTGCCCGATCCCCCATTTCCCTCGCTCAGTACGGGGAGACCGTTTCAGAGCACCAGAGGAATGGGGACTCTGGACACAGACTAAGCAAACCCCACCAGTTTACAGGCATGAGGCAGATGGGAGAGAAACCACTCGACTCCATGGACCACTTGAGAAGTGACACCTCTTCCCCTCTGAACCTCTCGTCGACATCCTCGAAAAACTCACACAGTAGCTCTTACACTCCAAACAGTCTTGCCTCCGAAGACGCCCACGGCGAACCACTGGATTTGTCTTTGCCAAAACACATAAGGGACCTCAAGGCCGAACGAAAGCTCAAGCTGAACGGTTTCGCCATTGAGCGCAACGGCGAAGCCCTAGAACACGAGCAGGGCGCTGAGCCTCTGGACTTGGCCCACATCAAGAAGGAGTTCCACGGGTCCAGCACCAATGCCATGGGGAGCAGCGAGAGCCAGCAGGAGAAGAGTTCCAGCCCCATCTTTGGAATCAACCcttttggtggggggcacatgTACACGTCGCTCCCGCCTCACGGGGCATTTCCGCCTCCAACCTTCATGCCTCCAGCCCAGGCTAGCATCCCAGGGCTGAGGCATTATCCAGGACTGGACCCTATGAGCTTCCTGCCACATATGGCTTACACTTATGCTGCTGGGGCAGCCACATTCGCAGAAATGCAGCAACGAAGGAAGTACCAACGGAAGCCTGGCttccag GGGGAGCTCCTGGATGGCACAGCGGACTATCTGTCAGGCCTGGATGACCTGACAGACAGCGACTCGCTGCTCTCACGGAAGAAGATTAAGAAGACAGAAAGTG GAAAGCGGCCTCACCAGTGCCAGATCTGCAAGAAGGCGTTCAAACACAAGCACCACCTCATCGAACACTCGCGCCTGCACTCGGGAGAGAAGCCCTATCAGTGCGACAAGTGCGGCAAGCGCTTCTCTCACTCCGGTTCTTACTCGCAGCACATGAACCACCGCTACTCCTACTGCAAGCGCGAGGCCGAGGAGCGTGAGGCCGCGGAGAGGGAGGTGCGGGACAAGAGCACGCCGCTGGAGCCCACCGAACTGCTGATGCGCAGGGCCTACCTGCAGGGCCTCGGGCCCCTGGGCTACTCCGACCCCGAGGACCAGGCGGAGGATGCGGCAGCAGGTGGCCGGGGGGGCACCATTCTGAGGGACGGATCTGAGGGAAGCGGGCCCACCAGGGAGGTGGAGTCCGGGGCCTACAGGGAGGTGGAGTCCGGGGCCTACAGGGAGGTGATGGACAGGCGGCGGGAGGAGGGGATGGAggccgaggaggaggaaggggaaggGTTTGAGAGGAAGAGCCCGATGAAAGACGAGGGCGGAGAGATCGGAGAGCTGACGGGTCCGGATGAGAAGGACTCACCGCGAAGGAAAACAGAGAGCAAGTCAGACCCGGACGAGGAGAAGGACGAGGATGCTGATTAA
- the zeb2a gene encoding zinc finger E-box-binding homeobox 2a isoform X1, which yields MKQESMAEGPRCKRRKQANPRRKNVLNYENVVEAGSESDEEDRLLASEGEGSPAGVPSREASPRVGHALLSCRGNEEIDARDGPGNHVWRHPGDINGTEERKEEYNPLSPEVSLHGVGNGSVKGDGPSELESFFSKRKLEESVGHAASIAEYLQRGDTAIIYPEAPEEVTRLGTPEANGQDENENDLTPRTPDDFAQLLTCPYCDRGYKRLTSLKEHIKYRHEKNEESFPCPLCSETFAYRTQLERHMATHKPARDQPPILNEAATNRKFKCTECGKAFKYKHHLKEHLRIHSGEKPYECSNCKKRFSHSGSYSSHISSKKCIGLIAINGRVRNGVGTKPGSSPNSAASSPGSPALAQLRHKLESGRSMGMSDPSSHADIKAEPLDFNEYRLMMATQQEFGGPGAFVNGSGRGGSPLGMHGSAQNPLHLGMGLESQLMSYSMMGNNLSEVQKVLQIVDNTVCRQKLDGNPDDISKLRAYMKEMGAQMEEQKRALASPRAGFPGVGHNSPTKSIIDYTLEKVNEAKACLQSLTEDSKRRVVDIKKEKPNPGTEGQERSGQCVPFSCQFCKETFQGPIPLHQHERYLCKMNEEIKAALKPNESLTPSHRGLFSSEQQAMMISSALSERGATSPINLFKDHVSVLKAYFAMNTEPNSEELLKISIAVGLPQEFVKEWFAQWKAQTHQTASRKRSPPPERSSVDSNHGLAQESALARSPISLAQYGETVSEHQRNGDSGHRLSKPHQFTGMRQMGEKPLDSMDHLRSDTSSPLNLSSTSSKNSHSSSYTPNSLASEDAHGEPLDLSLPKHIRDLKAERKLKLNGFAIERNGEALEHEQGAEPLDLAHIKKEFHGSSTNAMGSSESQQEKSSSPIFGINPFGGGHMYTSLPPHGAFPPPTFMPPAQASIPGLRHYPGLDPMSFLPHMAYTYAAGAATFAEMQQRRKYQRKPGFQGELLDGTADYLSGLDDLTDSDSLLSRKKIKKTESGMYACDLCDKTFQKTSSLLRHKYEHTGKRPHQCQICKKAFKHKHHLIEHSRLHSGEKPYQCDKCGKRFSHSGSYSQHMNHRYSYCKREAEEREAAEREVRDKSTPLEPTELLMRRAYLQGLGPLGYSDPEDQAEDAAAGGRGGTILRDGSEGSGPTREVESGAYREVESGAYREVMDRRREEGMEAEEEEGEGFERKSPMKDEGGEIGELTGPDEKDSPRRKTESKSDPDEEKDEDAD from the exons TGCTGAACTATGAGAATGTGGTGGAGGCCGGGTCTGAGTCGGACGAGGAGGACAGGCTGCTGGCGTCGGAGGGTGAGGGCAGTCCGGCGGGAGTGCCCAGCCGAGAGGCGTCGCCACGGGTGGGCCACGCCCTGCTGTCCTGCCGTGGCAACGAGGAGATCGACGCCAGAGATGGCCCGGGCAACCATGTCTGGCGCCATCCTGGTGACATCAATGGTACTG aggagagaaaagaagaataCAACCCTTTGAGCCCAGAGGTGTCTCTCCATGGAGTTGGCAATGGTTCAG TGAAGGGCGATGGCCCCTCGGAGCTGGAGAGCTTCTTTTCAAAGCGGAAGCTGGAGGAGAGTGTGGGCCATGCGGCCAGCATTGCTGAATACCTGCAGCGTGGCGACACGGCCATCATTTACCCAGAAGCCCCGGAGGAGGTCACCCGTCTGGGCACTCCCGAGGCCAACGGGCAGGACGAGAACGAAAATG ACCTGACACCCCGGACGCCAGACGACTTTGCCCAGCTGCTGACCTGCCCTTACTGTGACCGTGGCTACAAGCGGCTGACGTCTCTTAAGGAGCACATCAAGTATCGCCATGAAAAGAACGAGGAGAGCTTCCCATGCCCCCTGTGCAGCGAGACATTTGCCTACCGCACACAGCTGGAACGCCATATGGCCACCCACAAGCCAGCTCGAGACCAG CCCCCGATACTGAACGAAGCAGCCACCAACCGAAAGTTCAAATGCACTGAGTGTGGCAAGGCGTTCAAATACAAACATCATCTGAAGGAGCATCTCCGAATTCATAGTG GTGAGAAGCCGTACGAATGCTCCAACTGCAAGAAGCGCTTCTCCCACTCTGGCTCCTACAGCTCCCACATCAGCAGCAAGAAGTGCATCGGCCTGATCGCCATCAACGGCCGCGTGCGCAACGGCGTGGGCACCAAGCCAGGCTCCTCGCCCAACTCCGCCGCCTCCTCGCCAGGCAGCCCTGCCTTGGCGCAGCTCCGCCACAAACTGGAGAGCGGGCGATCCATGGGCATGTCGGACCCGTCCAGCCATGCTGACATCAAAGCGGAGCCGTTGGACTTCAACGAGTACCGGCTCATGATGGCCACCCAGCAGGAGTTTGGAGGTCCGGGTGCCTTTGTCAATGGAAGTGGCCGAGGCGGGAGCCCCCTCGGAATGCACGGGTCCGCCCAGAACCCTCTGCACCTCGGCATGGGGCTGGAGTCCCAGCTCATGAGCTACTCCATGATGGGAAACAACCTGAGCGAGGTGCAGAAGGTCCTCCAAATCGTCGACAACACCGTCTGCCGGCAAAAGCTGGACGGCAACCCTGATGACATCTCCAAGCTGAGGGCCTACATGAAGGAGATGGGGGCTCAGATGGAGGAGCAGAAGCGGGCATTGGCCTCACCCCGAGCGGGCTTCCCCGGGGTAGGTCACAACAGCCCCACTAAAAGCATTATAGACTACACCCTGGAAAAGGTCAACGAGGCCAAAGCCTGCCTCCAGAGTCTCACTGAGGACTCCAAGAGGCGGGTGGTGGACATCAAGAAGGAGAAACCCAACCCTGGCACTGAGGGCCAAGAGAGGAGCGGACAGTGTGTCCCCTTCTCCTGCCAGTTCTGCAAGGAGACCTTCCAAGGGCCCATTCCCCTGCACCAACACGAGCGGTACCTGTGCAAGATGAATGAGGAGATCAAGGCCGCCCTAAAGCCAAACGAAAGTCTTACTCCAAGCCACCGAGGGCTGTTTAGTTCCGAGCAGCAGGCCATGATGATTTCGTCGGCCCTGTCCGAGCGAGGAGCCACCAGCCCCATCAACCTCTTCAAGGACCACGTGTCCGTGCTGAAAGCCTACTTCGCCATGAACACGGAGCCGAACTCCGAGGAGTTGCTCAAGATCTCCATCGCCGTGGGCCTCCCTCAGGAGTTCGTCAAAGAGTGGTTCGCCCAGTGGAAGGCCCAGACACACCAAACGGCGTCCAGAAAGAGGTCGCCTCCTCCAGAGCGAAGCAGTGTTGACAGCAACCACGGCTTGGCCCAGGAGTCAGCACTTGCCCGATCCCCCATTTCCCTCGCTCAGTACGGGGAGACCGTTTCAGAGCACCAGAGGAATGGGGACTCTGGACACAGACTAAGCAAACCCCACCAGTTTACAGGCATGAGGCAGATGGGAGAGAAACCACTCGACTCCATGGACCACTTGAGAAGTGACACCTCTTCCCCTCTGAACCTCTCGTCGACATCCTCGAAAAACTCACACAGTAGCTCTTACACTCCAAACAGTCTTGCCTCCGAAGACGCCCACGGCGAACCACTGGATTTGTCTTTGCCAAAACACATAAGGGACCTCAAGGCCGAACGAAAGCTCAAGCTGAACGGTTTCGCCATTGAGCGCAACGGCGAAGCCCTAGAACACGAGCAGGGCGCTGAGCCTCTGGACTTGGCCCACATCAAGAAGGAGTTCCACGGGTCCAGCACCAATGCCATGGGGAGCAGCGAGAGCCAGCAGGAGAAGAGTTCCAGCCCCATCTTTGGAATCAACCcttttggtggggggcacatgTACACGTCGCTCCCGCCTCACGGGGCATTTCCGCCTCCAACCTTCATGCCTCCAGCCCAGGCTAGCATCCCAGGGCTGAGGCATTATCCAGGACTGGACCCTATGAGCTTCCTGCCACATATGGCTTACACTTATGCTGCTGGGGCAGCCACATTCGCAGAAATGCAGCAACGAAGGAAGTACCAACGGAAGCCTGGCttccag GGGGAGCTCCTGGATGGCACAGCGGACTATCTGTCAGGCCTGGATGACCTGACAGACAGCGACTCGCTGCTCTCACGGAAGAAGATTAAGAAGACAGAAAGTGGTATGTACGCGTGTGACTTGTGCGACAAAACATTCCAGAAGACCAGTTCCCTCCTAAGACACAAATATGAGCACACAG GAAAGCGGCCTCACCAGTGCCAGATCTGCAAGAAGGCGTTCAAACACAAGCACCACCTCATCGAACACTCGCGCCTGCACTCGGGAGAGAAGCCCTATCAGTGCGACAAGTGCGGCAAGCGCTTCTCTCACTCCGGTTCTTACTCGCAGCACATGAACCACCGCTACTCCTACTGCAAGCGCGAGGCCGAGGAGCGTGAGGCCGCGGAGAGGGAGGTGCGGGACAAGAGCACGCCGCTGGAGCCCACCGAACTGCTGATGCGCAGGGCCTACCTGCAGGGCCTCGGGCCCCTGGGCTACTCCGACCCCGAGGACCAGGCGGAGGATGCGGCAGCAGGTGGCCGGGGGGGCACCATTCTGAGGGACGGATCTGAGGGAAGCGGGCCCACCAGGGAGGTGGAGTCCGGGGCCTACAGGGAGGTGGAGTCCGGGGCCTACAGGGAGGTGATGGACAGGCGGCGGGAGGAGGGGATGGAggccgaggaggaggaaggggaaggGTTTGAGAGGAAGAGCCCGATGAAAGACGAGGGCGGAGAGATCGGAGAGCTGACGGGTCCGGATGAGAAGGACTCACCGCGAAGGAAAACAGAGAGCAAGTCAGACCCGGACGAGGAGAAGGACGAGGATGCTGATTAA